A window of Nicotiana sylvestris chromosome 8, ASM39365v2, whole genome shotgun sequence genomic DNA:
tgattggttcacttctGTATCCTACTGCTAGCAGACatgacattgttttcagtgtaaGGCCCTATGCTCGATTTCAAGCAAATCTAAAGGAATCACACTTGACTACtgtcaagagaatattgagatacttgaaagtCACTACTGTTCTTTTTCTTTCGTATCCAAAAGGTATTAACTTTAACATAGTGGGATATGCTGATGCTAACTATGCAGGTTTCCTGGTGGATATGAAGAGCACCTCAGATATGATACACTTcattggttcatgtcttgtgtcatgggatactaagaagaaaaattcagtttccttatccactgctgaagctgagtatgttgttgctgcttcTTATTGTGCTCAATTAATATGGATCAAA
This region includes:
- the LOC138874791 gene encoding secreted RxLR effector protein 161-like; this translates as MEELKEIDTPITIATKLDIDEPGSSVDQKLYRGMIGSLLYPTASRHDIVFSVRPYARFQANLKESHLTTVKRILRYLKVTTVLFLSYPKGINFNIVGYADANYAGFLVDMKSTSDMIHFIGSCLVSWDTKKKNSVSLSTAEAEYVVAASYCAQLIWIKQ